A window of the Acanthochromis polyacanthus isolate Apoly-LR-REF ecotype Palm Island chromosome 10, KAUST_Apoly_ChrSc, whole genome shotgun sequence genome harbors these coding sequences:
- the gfra4b gene encoding GDNF family receptor alpha-4, translated as MDLWGVYLFHLVSLALLEVILAGRDCLVAGDSCSSDETCSPRLRTLRQCVAGNGSMKLGPGARSQCANAVSALLSSPLHGCQCKRGMKKEKNCLSIYWSLHQSIIHGLNLVESYPYETVQRDYDYVRLASITADSDVGMTTVNRCLDAAKACNVDDLCQKLRTEYVSACIKPTAKSGLCNRPKCNKALRRFFDRVPADYTHELLFCPCTDTACAERRRQTIVPSCSYESVEKPNCITQMRICNADYVCRSRLAQFQYDCEPSKTSANGCEQGNFGACLLAYTGLIGSTITPNYVDNSTSSVAPWCSCSASGSRREECDNFLGYFTDNICLRNALMTFGSESDQQPTPSQYSTTSHGSRENRSTTSPPETIETMRNFLDTIIPTQVLGNELLVGHSTLPSNSLPNSASPRSIVLQAASSLVLLLLHLLNNGH; from the exons CCCTGTTAGAGGTTATTCTGGCTGGCAGAGACTGCTTGGTGGCTGGAGACTCCTGTTCAAGCGATGAGACTTGCAGTCCTCGTCTACGTACTTTGCGTCAGTGTGTGGCGGGCAATGGCAGCATGAAGCTGGGTCCTGGTGCCAGAAGCCAGTGTGCCAACGCAGTGTCCGCCCTACTTTCCAGTCCTTTACATGGCTGCCAGTGTAAACGAGGaatgaagaaggagaagaactGCCTGAGCATCTACTGGAGCCTTCATCAGTCTATCATACATG GACTCAACCTGGTGGAGAGTTATCCCTATGAGACAGTGCAGAGGGATTACGATTATGTCCGCTTGGCCTCTATTACAGCTG ACTCTGATGTTGGCATGACAACTGTGAATCGCTGCCTGGATGCAGCCAAGGCTTGCAATGTGGACGACTTGTGCCAGAAGCTTCGCACAGAATATGTCTCAGCTTGTATCAAACCCACTGCCAAGTCAGGCTTGTGCAACCGGCCTAAATGCAATAAGGCCCTGCGCAGGTTCTTTGACCGCGTTCCTGCCGACTACACTCACGAGCTGCTCTTCTGCCCGTGTACGGACACAGCATGTGCAGAGCGGCGCAGGCAGACCATCGTGCCCAGCTGCTCTTATGAAAGTGTGGAAAAGCCTAACTGCATTACACAAATGAGGATCTGCAACGCCGACTATGTGTGCAG gtCTCGTCTGGCTCAGTTTCAGTACGACTGCGAACCCTCCAAAACATCTGCTAACGGCTGCGAGCAAGGGAACTTTGGAGCTTGTCTCCTCGCCTACACAGGGCTTATAG GAAGTACAATAACTCCCAACTATGTTGACAACTCCACATCCAGCGTGGCCCCATGGTGCTCCTGCTCAGCCAGTGGGAGCCGGAGAGAGGAGTGTGATAATTTCCTGGGATATTTCACCGACAACATCTGTCTGA GGAATGCTCTCATGACGTTTGGAAGCGAATCAGACCAGCAGCCGACTCCAAGCCAGTACAGCACAACCAGCCACggcagcagagaaaacagaagcaCGACTTCTCCACCAGAAACCATAGAAACTATGAGGAACTTTCTGGATACAATAATACCAACACAG GTCCTGGGAAATGAGCTACTGGTGGGTCACTCCACCCTGCCATCCAACAGCCTGCCAAACTCTGCCTCACCTCGCAGCATAGTGCTTCAAGCTGCCTCCAGCCTTGTGTTGTTGCTCCTTCATCTCCTCAACAATGGACACTGA